Proteins co-encoded in one Bacteroidota bacterium genomic window:
- a CDS encoding DUF2179 domain-containing protein: MLLFDLLSGTFYDWVLFPLLIFAARMTDVTLGTLRSVLASKGKKQIVPFIGFFEVLIWLFAISSILKNLHNLASYIAWAGGYATGIYLGLAIEEKLAIGNQVMRIITNQDCEKLIEHIKQANFGLTVLDGQGARGPVKLIFIVLKRKEVDNIINLIDLYNPNAFYSVEDVKEANQIRYSNMYNRNSLLNKVFPIRKGL, encoded by the coding sequence ATGCTACTTTTTGATTTGCTAAGTGGAACATTTTACGATTGGGTGCTTTTTCCTTTGTTGATATTTGCGGCACGCATGACCGATGTTACATTGGGAACCTTGCGCAGTGTGTTGGCTTCAAAAGGTAAAAAACAAATTGTGCCTTTTATAGGATTTTTTGAAGTGCTTATTTGGCTTTTCGCAATCAGCTCTATATTGAAAAATCTTCATAACCTTGCCAGCTACATTGCTTGGGCTGGTGGTTATGCAACCGGAATATATTTAGGTTTGGCCATCGAAGAAAAGTTAGCAATAGGCAATCAAGTAATGCGCATTATTACGAATCAAGATTGTGAAAAATTGATTGAACATATCAAACAAGCAAATTTCGGATTAACTGTTCTCGATGGCCAAGGTGCTAGGGGTCCGGTTAAATTGATTTTTATTGTGTTGAAAAGAAAGGAAGTCGATAACATCATCAACCTTATCGATCTTTATAATCCTAATGCTTTTTATTCGGTTGAAGATGTAAAAGAAGCCAATCAGATTCGCTACAGTAATATGTATAACCGCAATAGCTTACTAAATAAGGTTTTTCCTATTCGCAAAGGATTATAA
- a CDS encoding UbiA family prenyltransferase, which yields MPKVTVQNYLSLIKFSHTVFALPFAIIGFLLGTQNKLGVVNYNLLILVIACMVFARSAAMAFNRYIDRHIDKINPRTFVREIPSGVIQPSSALYFVIANCVLFISCTYFINPLCFYLSPIALLVVLGYSYTKRFTALCHLVLGTGLALAPIGAYLAVTGSFNSIPLYFSFAVLFWVSGFDIIYALQDEEFDKQHNLQSIPVIIGKKNALTLASVFHLVCATLLLIPAFNPLFGLYYKIGLVLFIALLLYQHSLVKANDLSKINLAFFTTNGVASVVFAVFFILDFIF from the coding sequence ATGCCAAAAGTTACTGTTCAAAATTACTTATCACTCATCAAATTTAGCCATACTGTTTTTGCGCTACCCTTTGCTATCATTGGCTTTTTACTTGGAACACAAAACAAACTTGGAGTAGTTAATTATAACTTATTGATACTCGTAATTGCTTGTATGGTTTTCGCAAGAAGCGCTGCAATGGCCTTTAATCGCTATATTGATCGCCATATCGACAAAATAAATCCTCGCACTTTTGTACGCGAAATTCCTTCCGGCGTAATTCAGCCTTCATCTGCTTTGTATTTTGTTATTGCTAACTGTGTATTATTTATTAGCTGTACTTACTTCATTAATCCACTTTGCTTTTATCTATCTCCAATTGCCTTATTGGTTGTGCTGGGTTATAGTTATACCAAACGATTTACTGCGCTTTGTCACTTAGTTTTAGGAACAGGTTTAGCACTTGCACCAATTGGAGCATATTTGGCAGTTACAGGTTCCTTTAACAGTATTCCCTTGTATTTTTCATTCGCTGTGCTGTTTTGGGTGAGTGGTTTTGATATTATTTATGCATTGCAGGATGAAGAGTTTGACAAGCAACATAACCTGCAATCAATACCTGTAATAATTGGCAAAAAAAATGCACTTACCTTAGCTTCTGTCTTCCATTTAGTTTGCGCAACACTGCTACTTATACCTGCATTTAATCCATTATTCGGACTTTATTACAAAATTGGTCTTGTGCTATTTATTGCGTTATTATTGTATCAACACAGCCTTGTTAAAGCCAATGATTTAAGTAAAATCAACCTCGCTTTTTTCACTACCAATGGTGTTGCTAGCGTTGTTTTTGCAGTATTTTTCATTCTTGATTTTATATTTTAA
- a CDS encoding RNA methyltransferase, with product MAEHITSLQNAKIKNIVKLQKASERKEQGKFIIEGMREIGIALAAGIKLHSFFLCNEMGHDFPTMRAEVDKYTVSKEVFEKMAYRENSDGCLAVAEIKHSELSEIKLSNNPFIIVLEGIEKPGNLGAILRTADAAQVDAVIICDPKTDIYNPNVIRSSVGCVFTNQVVACTSEEALLFLSENSIYSYAAALTASDFYQKTDMAKSCAIVMGTEADGLSRFWLEKADKQIKIAMRGKIDSLNVSTSCAVLVFEAMRQRGY from the coding sequence GTGGCAGAACACATCACTAGTCTTCAAAATGCGAAGATTAAAAATATTGTAAAGTTGCAAAAGGCTTCAGAACGAAAGGAGCAAGGTAAATTTATTATTGAGGGTATGCGCGAAATTGGTATAGCTCTCGCAGCCGGTATTAAGTTGCATTCCTTTTTTTTATGCAATGAAATGGGACACGATTTTCCTACCATGCGAGCTGAAGTAGATAAATATACTGTTAGCAAAGAGGTTTTTGAAAAAATGGCCTATCGCGAAAACTCAGATGGTTGCTTGGCTGTAGCTGAAATTAAACACAGTGAACTGAGTGAGATAAAGTTGAGTAATAATCCGTTTATTATTGTTTTAGAAGGAATTGAGAAACCGGGAAACTTAGGAGCAATATTGCGAACAGCAGATGCTGCACAAGTTGATGCTGTAATAATATGCGATCCTAAAACCGACATTTACAATCCCAATGTAATTCGTTCCAGTGTTGGTTGCGTTTTTACGAATCAAGTGGTGGCTTGTACTTCAGAAGAGGCTTTACTTTTTTTATCTGAAAATTCTATATATAGCTATGCTGCGGCTTTAACTGCAAGCGATTTTTATCAGAAAACGGATATGGCAAAATCTTGTGCCATTGTGATGGGAACTGAAGCCGATGGCTTAAGTAGATTTTGGTTAGAGAAGGCCGACAAGCAAATAAAAATTGCCATGCGCGGTAAGATTGATTCACTCAATGTTTCAACAAGTTGTGCTGTGTTAGTTTTTGAAGCTATGAGGCAAAGAGGATATTAA
- a CDS encoding NAD(P)(+) transhydrogenase (Re/Si-specific) subunit beta, with amino-acid sequence MNHNLLEICYLIGSVTFILGLKMMGNAKTAKKGNLIGAIGMTIAILGTILLFEGQVSGLIYALIFGGIALGTVIGWTTAKKVQMTKMPELVSMFNGMGGACAALISLIELNHHYHAVSAESSSYGTMIAIVAGLIIGTVSFSGSIIAYLKLNGTMNKPVRLPSYNILNTVVMIAVLGFGAYFVYDGGNMTLAYLLFLAAAVYGILFTIPIGGADMPVVISLLNSFTGLAAAFGGFLYDNKVMLTGGILVGSAGTLLTLIMCKAMNRPLSNVIFGAFGGGASTAGEGAEVKGSIKDIQVSDLAVQMNYARKVVIVPGYGLAVAQAQHTIHELEMLLEERGVEVKYAIHPVAGRMPGHMNVLLAEANVSYDKLVEMDDINPEFEQTDVVLIIGANDVVNPAAKSDPSSPIYGMPILEVDKAKSVVVNKRSMNAGYAGIDNLLFYDPKCSMFFGDAKKALTSLVAELKTM; translated from the coding sequence ATGAATCATAATCTTCTTGAAATTTGTTACCTCATAGGCTCAGTTACTTTTATTCTTGGGCTCAAAATGATGGGGAATGCCAAAACAGCTAAAAAGGGAAATCTGATTGGCGCTATTGGTATGACCATAGCTATTTTAGGCACTATTCTGCTTTTTGAAGGACAAGTAAGCGGCCTTATTTATGCCCTCATTTTTGGAGGTATTGCTCTAGGAACTGTGATAGGATGGACTACCGCCAAAAAAGTTCAAATGACAAAAATGCCTGAACTAGTTTCTATGTTTAATGGAATGGGAGGCGCCTGTGCTGCATTAATTTCATTAATTGAACTCAACCATCATTATCATGCAGTGTCTGCCGAATCAAGCTCCTATGGTACTATGATAGCCATTGTTGCAGGATTAATTATTGGAACTGTTTCCTTTTCGGGAAGTATTATTGCTTATCTCAAATTAAACGGCACCATGAACAAACCGGTGCGTTTACCAAGTTACAATATTTTGAATACTGTTGTAATGATTGCTGTGCTTGGCTTCGGTGCTTATTTTGTATACGATGGCGGCAACATGACATTGGCATATTTACTGTTTTTAGCCGCAGCGGTTTATGGAATATTGTTTACCATTCCTATTGGAGGTGCTGATATGCCGGTTGTAATTTCTTTGCTTAACTCTTTTACCGGATTGGCTGCTGCTTTTGGTGGATTTTTATACGATAATAAAGTAATGTTAACAGGTGGAATTTTAGTAGGATCAGCCGGTACTCTCTTAACCCTCATTATGTGCAAAGCCATGAATCGCCCATTAAGCAATGTTATATTCGGCGCATTTGGAGGAGGAGCATCTACTGCAGGCGAAGGAGCCGAAGTAAAAGGTTCAATTAAAGATATACAAGTGAGTGACCTTGCTGTACAAATGAATTATGCCCGCAAGGTGGTAATAGTTCCGGGTTATGGATTAGCGGTAGCGCAGGCACAACACACCATTCACGAACTCGAAATGTTGCTTGAAGAACGTGGTGTTGAAGTGAAATATGCTATTCACCCGGTTGCCGGTCGTATGCCTGGACACATGAACGTGTTGCTTGCAGAAGCTAATGTATCCTACGATAAATTGGTTGAGATGGACGATATCAATCCCGAGTTTGAACAAACCGATGTGGTATTAATCATTGGTGCAAACGATGTGGTAAATCCTGCCGCTAAAAGCGATCCTTCCTCTCCTATTTACGGAATGCCTATTTTAGAAGTAGATAAAGCGAAAAGCGTGGTTGTGAACAAACGTTCAATGAATGCAGGATATGCGGGAATTGATAATTTGTTGTTTTATGATCCAAAATGCAGCATGTTTTTTGGCGATGCTAAAAAAGCACTCACCAGCTTGGTTGCTGAATTAAAAACGATGTAA
- a CDS encoding NAD(P) transhydrogenase subunit alpha, producing the protein MNELLDFFGTNREMIYFIVLSIFVGVEVIGGVPTVLHTPLMSGANAIHGVVVVGAIYVMLSVDPTDYLALALGFLAVVLGTLNVVGGFVVTDRMLDMFKKK; encoded by the coding sequence ATGAACGAACTTTTAGATTTTTTTGGAACCAACAGAGAGATGATTTATTTTATTGTGCTTTCCATTTTTGTTGGTGTGGAAGTTATTGGTGGCGTGCCAACTGTTTTACATACTCCGCTCATGTCGGGAGCTAATGCTATTCACGGTGTTGTGGTGGTGGGTGCAATTTACGTAATGTTAAGTGTCGATCCTACCGATTACCTTGCCTTAGCTCTTGGATTTTTAGCAGTAGTGCTCGGTACATTAAATGTAGTTGGAGGTTTTGTTGTTACCGACCGAATGCTCGACATGTTTAAGAAAAAATAA
- a CDS encoding Re/Si-specific NAD(P)(+) transhydrogenase subunit alpha, producing MILAVPKETKEKENRVALTPDVVKALVKAGFECRIQQDAGARSYFPDAAYVEAGATIVDSINKVYADADVVLKVNAPHPAEISWMKKDAVLLSFMFAATNPDLVEACVKAGISAFSMDAVPRISRAQKMDALSSQANLAGYKSVLLAADTLGKILPMMTTAAGTIRPSKVVIFGAGVAGLQAIATAKRLGAVVEVSDVRTDTKEQVESLGGKFIEVPSDNTIMVEGGYVRSVSEEFLKKQKETVAKHVKDADIVITTALIPGKKAPLLVTDEMVQSMRFGSVILDMAVEQGGNVIGSELNKTVVKHGVTIIGESNLPSMLPMNASDLYAKNIQTLLLHLADKDKFKWEMEEDITKGSLITHQGKAVHPSVAKPVNA from the coding sequence TTGATACTAGCCGTTCCAAAAGAAACTAAGGAAAAAGAAAACAGAGTTGCACTTACTCCCGATGTGGTGAAAGCATTGGTAAAAGCCGGTTTTGAATGCCGCATTCAACAAGATGCAGGCGCTCGCTCCTACTTTCCGGATGCTGCTTATGTAGAAGCAGGTGCTACAATTGTTGATTCAATTAATAAGGTATATGCTGATGCAGATGTTGTATTGAAGGTGAATGCACCTCATCCTGCTGAAATTTCCTGGATGAAAAAAGATGCTGTCCTACTTTCATTTATGTTTGCAGCTACCAATCCGGATCTGGTTGAAGCTTGTGTAAAAGCGGGGATTTCAGCTTTTTCAATGGACGCTGTACCTCGTATTTCGAGAGCGCAAAAAATGGATGCTCTTTCCTCTCAAGCCAACCTTGCAGGGTATAAAAGTGTTTTGCTGGCTGCCGATACTTTAGGCAAAATACTACCAATGATGACAACTGCCGCCGGTACTATACGTCCTTCAAAGGTGGTAATATTTGGAGCAGGTGTTGCGGGATTGCAAGCTATTGCTACTGCAAAACGATTGGGTGCAGTTGTGGAAGTAAGCGACGTACGAACCGATACCAAAGAACAAGTTGAATCATTGGGTGGGAAATTTATTGAAGTGCCTTCTGATAATACCATTATGGTTGAAGGCGGTTATGTGCGAAGTGTGTCGGAAGAATTTTTGAAAAAACAAAAAGAAACCGTTGCCAAACACGTAAAGGATGCGGATATTGTAATTACCACCGCCTTAATTCCCGGTAAAAAAGCACCCTTATTAGTAACCGACGAAATGGTGCAAAGCATGCGCTTTGGTTCTGTAATTTTAGATATGGCTGTTGAGCAAGGAGGAAATGTAATTGGAAGCGAACTCAATAAAACCGTTGTAAAACATGGTGTAACCATAATTGGCGAAAGCAATCTTCCTTCAATGCTTCCCATGAATGCAAGCGATTTATATGCAAAAAACATTCAAACTCTTTTATTACACCTTGCCGATAAAGATAAATTTAAATGGGAAATGGAAGAGGACATTACTAAAGGAAGTCTGATTACCCATCAAGGAAAAGCAGTACATCCAAGCGTTGCCAAACCGGTTAATGCATAA
- a CDS encoding T9SS type A sorting domain-containing protein, whose amino-acid sequence MNKLFTLFAVILCFTTAVAQRNFSETQTPASNHTYSKSMAIDTLGLAAFNAAPKAVYLDQNGGYAAGTNSFNDLVKAQSFEITQQSNIREVLFYFAAKVKQAHDSISYLTVAIYAMDGSGISSGNTNTTAPGRILHSRKLLLDSIDTIAGHFTRVRFDWAPSDSSVHNFAVGIDLSHLDSSDKVALLTTKDSNSVKKDMSWEKRSNGQWQTMLQGWPLDLDFAIFPIVDPVLIGVNETAVSTTTLSISPNPANDFVELDFAHLNATTATLKIADQSGKIVYQEPISNESKNLQKFRLNTSKFNSGVYSLTLVTSTSSFSKKLVILHQ is encoded by the coding sequence ATGAATAAACTTTTTACCCTTTTTGCAGTAATCCTGTGTTTTACTACAGCAGTTGCACAACGAAATTTTAGTGAAACACAAACACCTGCAAGTAACCACACTTATTCAAAAAGCATGGCCATTGATACCCTTGGCTTAGCTGCTTTTAATGCTGCCCCCAAAGCCGTGTACCTCGATCAAAATGGTGGATATGCAGCAGGAACCAACTCTTTTAACGATTTAGTAAAAGCTCAAAGCTTTGAAATCACACAACAAAGCAATATACGAGAAGTACTTTTTTATTTCGCAGCCAAAGTAAAACAAGCACACGATTCAATTTCGTATTTAACCGTTGCCATTTATGCCATGGACGGAAGCGGAATTAGCAGCGGAAACACCAATACCACTGCCCCTGGCAGAATTTTGCATAGTCGTAAATTACTACTAGACAGCATCGATACTATTGCAGGCCATTTTACTCGTGTGCGGTTCGATTGGGCGCCTAGCGACAGTAGCGTACATAATTTTGCAGTGGGAATCGACCTATCGCACCTCGACTCTAGCGATAAAGTAGCTTTGCTTACTACGAAGGATTCAAACTCGGTTAAAAAAGATATGTCTTGGGAAAAGCGCAGCAATGGCCAGTGGCAAACCATGTTGCAGGGATGGCCTTTGGATTTGGATTTTGCAATATTTCCAATAGTCGATCCGGTATTAATTGGAGTGAATGAAACAGCGGTTAGTACTACCACATTAAGTATTTCACCAAATCCGGCCAATGATTTTGTAGAGCTTGATTTCGCCCACTTAAACGCAACTACTGCCACTCTCAAAATAGCTGATCAGTCAGGAAAAATAGTGTATCAGGAACCTATTTCCAATGAATCTAAAAACCTCCAAAAATTTAGGCTCAATACTTCTAAATTTAATTCGGGAGTTTATAGTCTTACTTTGGTAACTTCCACTAGTAGTTTTTCTAAAAAACTGGTGATTCTTCACCAATAG